Part of the Citrus sinensis cultivar Valencia sweet orange chromosome 2, DVS_A1.0, whole genome shotgun sequence genome, ACAGGTTGGTGAAAATCAAGACCAAGGTTGATCCTGGGAATTTCTTTCGGAATGAACAAAGCATTCCTGTTCTTCCACATTAGAATGAAGTTGAATATGTACTCAATTACCAGGAATTAAATGTTtcattattctattttattgcTTGTaataagatgaagaagaataaaaaattgttgcttttgaaaataaattagatacGCTACGCATGTATTGTTATCTATCCAGAATCTATTCGGCTATGTGATATTTTGTTCACTAATGTTATGCTTATAAAGTTGTTGTAGAATTTGTTACCTTAATTGATGTGGCATACGACATGAtgttattgtaattttcttttgtgttaaTTAGATGGATCTTGTGTGAAAGCCATGTGTATgccaaataagaaatttattgttgttgttgttgttgttgttgttgttattttaagATTGCCATGCACCCCACTTCCACTCTCTACCCAAATTAAAATTctctctttaaatttgaattcttgattactaatttttatcgCAAGGTGTCAAATCAACTTGCGAATTATAGTAAGGACATTTTCATgttaataaaatgagaatattactaaatataaaaaaattaatttattcaggTTTATACATATATTAGAACTTACGCGAgatcactatatatatatatatatatatattgaaatactagttatgcaacccaagaggggggtgaattgagattttaaaacttaagctaaacaaaccacacaacaattcaatttattgccttaatgaaataaaaaacaataaatttaataaagcacaataataaaagagtaagggaagagagagcaaacacaatgatttttatgtggttcggcaatcccgcCTATATCCACACTTCCAAGCCAACCAAACTTGAAGATTTTACTATCCAACCctctcaaggcttcaaattctttacaattgacttcagaggtgtcaataaacctttacaatcaagagattatcttCCAATCTCTTTACCCaatgtttctcacacttatacactcacaaatttgatgagaaaataaagattacaataaaaactctcttttagagtggatatacaaattatagCACAATCATGATTCAATATATGATGATTtgcgaaatggaagctcaatatatgttgtatgctttttgtttttgcttgcaAAAGTCTctaaaaatgaattgaatttgagtttatatagtttcaGCCCAAAAACTAGTTGTTATAGACTTTTTTGTGATAACCAGCTTGTCGTTTTGTGTtaaccggcttgccgttttatgttactttttttttttataagtatgTTACcgttatattcaaatatttgaatttttgcaCATTCGGTTTGCCgcttttcattttctggtTAGCCGCTTTTATTCCAGAGAGCTTCTGCTTGAAAACTGATTTGCTGCTTTGGTAAATctggttagccgcttgctacagtaaatggcctattttctaaaattattattttaccccaaaactttataaaattatattatcatccaatctttataaaaactttgcaaatatgtccatttttagaattttaaaacaatacttgttgatttcaaagttctcaaaattttttaatttaaactataaacttgaaaacaactaatttcataaaataattttcttgttataaaaacataatgtgtaattttttatttatccaaaacatgcagtttgttatcatcaaaatcaacattttataatcatataggctaacacacacacacactatgtGTGTATTCTGTACATATGTACAATGATTACAATGATTAAcgttactttttattgttttgtttcagAAAGATactgaaaaaagaaaggttatttagtttatttactttttatgaACCTTAGTGtgtgggaatttattaaaaaaaaaagatgaaaagtaGCCACATTTTGTAgacttattcttattaattagaagTGAGTCTAATTGTTATGGAAAAATTCTAGAGTATATGAGAGATATTGCACTTAATAAATGCATATATACCACAtgtagtttaattaaatataactattAATTACATGGTGATAtgtcaaaataaatgaacacatAACATACATACATTAGTTGggttaataatcaaattaggATTCAATCTTGaacttattttttacaaaacaaagaatcaaatgtttatttttttttatttttttttctcttaccTAATAACCATTTATTCTTTTCTCTATAAAAACTTAGTTTAGCACTCGATCTTGTAATCTTCCATTCTTATGACAGTGAACAATacaaagaagcaaaaagaAGAGTAATAATAAACACAGGGTCCGGGTGGGGCTCAACAAGTTTTATTAATAGGGATACTTCCACTTGATATTCAAGcgttcctcttcttcttccaaGACGAGAGTGGTGGGATGCTTTGTTCGTTTCTGAAGAAGTTATCAGGATCGACGGAAGTTTTCACATGAACCAACCTATCGAAATTGtggttgaaatattttttgccCCAAACACTAGCTTCTTTGTAGCTTGTGTAACCTTCGTTATTTGTACCTATGTCAAGGTCCCTGTAATTGATATATGCTGCCCGAGGATTCTTAGAAACATAAGGAGTCATGTAACTGTACAATTCTCTGATCCAATTAATGTGCCTTTGAGATGCGTCAATTCCGTCCTCTGCCCATAGCACGAGATGCCCAATTTCGTATATGTTGCCAGCTCTATGCGGGAATGGAATTGCAGACTTTGAAATCTCACTCATTTTGCCACCATACGGAACAAAAAAGAGTTGAGCTGCTTCCGCCTCTACTTTAGATAACCTCTCATAAATTCCTTCCAACGCAATTCCAGGCATCGGTTCCCTCACGTAGTCagattttgctttgaaagcTCTTCTATCAGAATAATTAGTCCTCTGAAGCAATATATCCAAAGATTCTCCGCTTTCAAATCCATTGAAGATCATGATTGATTGAATCCAGCTCGTTTCATTACAGTCTTCTTTCACCAAACCAAGCTCAGGGAATCTCTCTTGCATCAATGGAAGCAGCTTCTCAACTCCACCAAGAAACAAGGATTGGAATATAGCTTCCATTGTTCTGTTTCCCTCCGTACCGCTACTCAAACTTCTTAAGAAGACCATGATAAATAAATCTTCTGGAAGTTTATGAGCAACGTGTTGCCATCTGTGAACAAGCTTGGTTGCAATTTGGTCCCAGGGTCTCCGGACTGTGAATACGGTCACGGTTGATGGAACGTCCACAAGCTTTATTTTCCATGCAACAATGACTCCAAAACTAGCTCCTCCGCCACCCCGAATGGCCCAAAATAGATCCTCTCCCATTGATTTCCTATCAAGAAATCTCCCCTGAACATCGATCATAC contains:
- the LOC102628684 gene encoding tetrahydroberberine oxidase-like; the protein is MKPQSTMIVPSTLALLLSFQLIAAAADTHESFLQCLSLHSENSTSISKVIYTQYNSSYSSVLELTLQNLRFSTPATPKPLVIITPIHVSHIQAAIKCSQKYGMQIRVRSGGHDYEGLSFRTSYNSPFVIIDMINLSSISIDVENKTAWVQVGATLGQLYYRIAEKSPNLAFPAGSCPSVGTGGHISGGGWGILLRKYGLAADNIVDARMIDVQGRFLDRKSMGEDLFWAIRGGGGASFGVIVAWKIKLVDVPSTVTVFTVRRPWDQIATKLVHRWQHVAHKLPEDLFIMVFLRSLSSGTEGNRTMEAIFQSLFLGGVEKLLPLMQERFPELGLVKEDCNETSWIQSIMIFNGFESGESLDILLQRTNYSDRRAFKAKSDYVREPMPGIALEGIYERLSKVEAEAAQLFFVPYGGKMSEISKSAIPFPHRAGNIYEIGHLVLWAEDGIDASQRHINWIRELYSYMTPYVSKNPRAAYINYRDLDIGTNNEGYTSYKEASVWGKKYFNHNFDRLVHVKTSVDPDNFFRNEQSIPPLSSWKKKRNA